A genomic region of Arvicola amphibius chromosome X, mArvAmp1.2, whole genome shotgun sequence contains the following coding sequences:
- the Brs3 gene encoding bombesin receptor subtype-3, whose product MSQRQPQASNQTLISITNDTETSISVVSNDTTHQGWTGDNFPGIKALCAIYITYAVIISVGILGNAILIKVFFKTKSMQTVPNIFITSLAFGDILLLLTCVPVDATHYLAEGWLFGKLGCKVLSFIRLTSVGVSVFTLTILSADRYKAVVKPLERQPSNAVLKTYVKAGGIWVMAMILALPEVIFSDVYSFQDPKRNVTFESCNSYPASERLLREIHSVLCFLVFYIIPLSIISVYYSLIAKTLYKSTLNIPTEEQGHARKQIESRKRIAKTVLVLVALFALCWLPNHLLYLYHSFTYKSYEEPSNVPFIVTILSRVLAFSNSCVNPFALYWLSKTFQDHFKAQLCCFKAEQPEPSLGDTPLNDLTVMGPVPGTGSTHVSDISVTLVSGCSVKKAEDKV is encoded by the exons ATGTCTCAAAGGCAGCCTCAGGCATCTAATCAGACTTTAATTTCTATCACAAATGACACAGAAACATCCATCTCTGTCGTCTCCAACGATACCACACATCAAGGATGGACCGGAGACAACTTTCCAGGAATAAAGGCACTCTGTGCCATCTACATCACTTATGCTGTGATCATTTCAGTGGGCATCCTCGGAAATGCCATCCTCATCAAAGTCTTTTTCAAGACTAAATCCATGCAAACAGTTCCAAATATTTTCATCACCAGTCTGGCGTTTGGAGATATCCTACTTCTGCTGACTTGTGTGCCGGTGGATGCAACTCACTACCTGGCAGAAGGATGGCTGTTTGGAAAGCTCGGTTGTAAAGTGCTCTCCTTCATCCGGCTCACTTCGGTCGGTGTGTCAGTGTTCACGCTAACAATTCTCAGCGCTGACAG ATACAAAGCCGTCGTGAAGCCTCTAGAGAGGCAGCCCTCCAATGCTGTTCTGAAGACCTATGTGAAAGCTGGTGGCATCTGGGTCATGGCTATGATACTTGCTCTGCCAGAGGTTATATTCTCAGATGTCTACTCTTTCCAAGATCCTAAAAGAAATGTGACCTTTGAATCGTGTAACTCCTACCCTGCGTCTGAGAGGCTCTTGCGAGAAATCCATTCTGTGTTGTGTTTCTTAGTGTTCTATATTATCCCTCTCTCGATTATCTCTGTCTATTACTCTTTGATTGCCAAGACGCTTTACAAAAGCACCTTGAATATACCAACTGAGGAACAAGGACATGCCCGAAAGCAG ATTGAATCCCGGAAGAGAATTGCCAAAACGGTTTTGGTGCTGGTGGCTCTGTTCGCTCTCTGCTGGCTGCCGAATCACCTCCTGTATCTCTACCACTCGTTCACTTACAAAAGCTATGAAGAGCCCTCGAACGTCCCTTTCATCGTCACCATTTTGTCTCGGGTGCTGGCTTTCAGCAATTCCTGTGTGAACCCCTTTGCTCTCTACTGGCTCAGCAAGACCTTCCAGGATCACTTTAAAGCTCAGCTCTGCTGCTTCAAGGCAGAGCAGCCTGAGCCTTCTCTTGGTGACACCCCTCTTAATGATCTCACTGTGATGGGGCCAGTCCCAGGGACTGGGAGCACTCATGTGTCTGACATTAGTGTGACCCTGGTCAGTGGCTGTAGTGtgaagaaggcagaggacaagGTTTAG
- the Htatsf1 gene encoding HIV Tat-specific factor 1, producing MSGNNLSGNDEFDEQLRLQELYGDPKDGDTQNDPSGETDSLGQPPDDTPYEWDLDKKAWFPKITEDFIATYQANYGFSSDGASSSTANVQDTNMKTAEEPPQREIPEATDSKKRGEKRKADSGWFHVEEDRNTNVYVSGLPPDITVDEFIQLMSKFGIIMRDPQTEEFKVKLYKDNQGNLKGDGLCCYLKKESVELALKLLDEDEIRGYKLHVEVAKFQLKGEYDASKKKKKCKDYKKKLSLQQKQLDWRPERRAGPSRMRHERVVIIKNMFHPTDFEDDPLVLNEIREDLRVECSKFGQIRKLLLFDRHPDGVASVSFREPEEADYCIQTLDGRWFGGRQITAQAWDGTTDYQVEETSREREERLRGWEAFLNAPEANRGLQRMDSVCASEMAGPSRGRHFSEHLSMPNTGAQEATTGMAFGETIDENKFEKAEDGGEFEGNASEKDAKESGSDEDDPEREREEGCAKRESEEALSESELEESNPKKESQGRGPERESKKKGKDNYEKNGLAEGSEDSRESEGADSLKNESEEDDSASEEDCLEKQSEDGFDEDLEENGVKKAFDQDASDKESLENVEKESEENDSDRSEFEEGSERVLAEEGSEREFDEDLDEKEEEDEEQAVVYERVFEDESDDDDYLGADEDYGDADDNEEEDDADEKLFDDSDEKDEEEDTDVKKDEDTNDKLFEDTSNDKFFDDEEGYNEKLFDDSDERGTVGNVKEDGSPYTDSSFALSSDDDDEI from the exons ATGAGTGGCAACAACTTAAGCGGGAACGACGAGTTTGATGAGCAGTTGCGACTGCAAGAATTGTACGGAGACCCCAAGGACGGTGACACCCAGAATGACCCGTCTGGAGAAACCGATTCTTTGGGACAGCCGCCCGATGACACTCCCTACGAGTGGGACCTTGATAAGAAGGCTTGGTTTCCTAAG ATCACCGAAGATTTCATTGCTACGTATCAGGCTAATTACGGCTTTTCTAGTGACGGCGCATCTAGTTCTACCGCAAATGTCCAGGACACCAACATGAAGACTGCAGAAGAACCTCCACAAAGAGAAATCCCGGAAGCCACTGACTCcaaaaagaggggagaaaagagaaaggccgATTCAG gaTGGTTCCATGttgaagaagacagaaatacaaaTGTATATGTGTCAG GTCTGCCTCCAGACATCACAGTGGATGAATTCATACAGCTTATGTCCAAATTTGGCATTATTATGAGAGATCCTCAGACAGAAGAATTTAAGGTCAAGCTTTACAAAGATAATCAAGGAAATCTTAAAGGAGATGGGCTTTGCTGCTATCTAAAG AAAGAATCTGTGGAACTTGCATTAAAACTTTTGGATGAAGATGAAATTAGAGGCTACAAATTGCATGTCGAGGTGGCAAAGTTCCAGCTGAAGGGCGAATATGatgcctcaaaaaagaagaagaagtgtAAAGATTATAAGAAGAAACTGTCTCTGCAACAGaa GCAGTTGGATTGGAGACCTGAGAGGAGAGCTGGACCATCCCGGATGCGACATGAGCGAGTTGTCATCATCAAAAATATGTTTCACCCCACAGATTTTGAG GATGATCCATTGGTGCTGAATGAGATCAGAGAAGACCTTCGAGTAGAATGTTCCAAGTTTGGACAGATTAGGAAGCTCCTTCTGTTTGAT AGGCACCCAGATGGTGTGGCCTCTGTGTCCTTCAGGGAACCAGAGGAGGCTGATTATTGTATTCAGACTCTTGATGGAAGGTGGTTTGGTGGCCGTCAAATCACTGCTCAAGCCTGGGATGGGACTACTGATTACCAG GTAGAGGAGACatcaagagaaagagaggaaaggttgAGAGGCTGGGAGGCATTCCTCAATGCTCCTGAGGCCAACAGAGGCCTCCAGCGCATGGATTCCGTCTGTGCTTCAGAAATGGCAGGGCCTTCCAGAGGAAGGCATTTTTCAGAGCATCTGAGCATGCCTAACACAGGTGCTCAGGAAGCTACAACTGGAATGGCATTTGGAGAAACTATCGATGAAAATAAGTTTGAAAAGGCAGAAGATGGAGGAGAATTTGAAGGAAATGCTTCTGAAAAAGATGCTAAAGAAAGTGGCTCTGATGAAGATGACCCTGAGAGAGAGCGGGAAGAGGGCTGCGCCAAGAGAGAGAGTGAAGAAGCCCTCTCTGAGAGCGAGCTTGAAGAGAGTAATCCTAAAAAGGAGTCTCAAGGGCGTGGTCCTGAAAGAGAATctaagaagaaaggcaaagataATTATGAAAAGAATGGCCTTGCCGAAGGGTCTGAAGACAGCAGAGAGTCTGAAGGGGCAGACAGCCTCAAGAACGAGTCAGAAGAGGATGACTCAGCATCTGAGGAAGACTGCTTAGAGAAGCAGTCTGAAGATGGCTTTGATGAAGACTTAGAAGAAAATGGTGTTAAAAAAGCTTTCGACCAGGATGCCTCTGACAAGGAGTCCCTTGAAAACGTTGAgaaagaatcagaagaaaatgatagTGACAGATCAGAATTTGAAGAAGGCTCTGAGAGAGTGTTAGCCGAGGAAGGCTCTGAGAGAGAGTTTGATGAAGACTTggatgaaaaggaggaggaagacgaaGAGCAAGCAGTCGTATATGAAAGGGTTTTTGAGGATGAGTCTGACGATGATGATTACTTAGGAGCAGACGAGGATTATGGGGATGCTGATGACAACGAGGAAGAAGATGACGCAGATGAGAAGCTCTTCGATGACTCCGATGAAAAGGACGAGGAAGAAGACACGGATGTAAAGAAAGATGAAGATACCAATGACAAGCTATTTGAAGATACTTCTAATGACAAGTTTTTTGATGACGAAGAAGGTTATAATGAGAAGTTGTTTGATGATTCTGATGAGAGAGGGACTGTGGGGAATGTGAAGGAAGACGGGTCTCCATACACAGACAGCAGCTTTGCCCTcagtagtgatgatgatgatgagatcTAA